From Patescibacteria group bacterium, a single genomic window includes:
- a CDS encoding NAD-dependent epimerase/dehydratase family protein, with protein sequence MSTLTGKNIFVTGATGLVGSHLVEELLKLQPRQIVCLSRSCDPNSYFETNNFGSKVVRVNGDLKNKDRMFEILTKYEISHVFHIGAQPIVTAAFINPYETFASNIMGTVNVLEAARHSPYIKAVVVASSDKAYGKNCQNADENFALSGDHPYDVSKSCTDLVARTYYRTYKLPVAISRCGNIFGPGDLNMDRIVPGIMMAAITGNVLDLRSDGTFKRDYIYVKDVVDGYLSLAENIDKTQGEAFNFSSGLNVSVLDLIEKISKVIDVKINYKILNNQKNEIPGQSLNFAKADRILGWSPHSDFESAVKETYAWYQHFIKK encoded by the coding sequence ATGAGCACGCTCACCGGAAAAAATATTTTTGTAACCGGCGCCACCGGGTTGGTCGGTTCTCATCTGGTTGAGGAACTTTTAAAGCTACAACCGCGTCAAATAGTTTGTTTGAGTCGCAGCTGTGATCCGAATTCATATTTTGAAACAAATAATTTTGGTTCTAAAGTAGTTCGTGTAAACGGCGATCTTAAAAATAAAGACCGGATGTTTGAAATTTTGACAAAGTATGAAATCAGCCATGTTTTTCATATCGGGGCCCAGCCGATTGTCACTGCCGCTTTTATAAATCCATACGAGACCTTTGCTTCAAATATAATGGGAACGGTTAATGTTTTGGAAGCGGCCCGACACTCACCGTATATCAAGGCCGTGGTAGTGGCCTCCAGCGATAAGGCCTACGGAAAAAATTGCCAGAATGCCGATGAGAATTTTGCTTTGTCCGGCGATCATCCCTATGATGTTTCCAAGTCCTGCACTGATTTAGTCGCGCGCACTTACTACAGAACCTATAAATTGCCGGTGGCTATCAGCCGTTGCGGTAATATTTTCGGCCCCGGGGATTTAAATATGGACAGGATTGTTCCGGGAATCATGATGGCCGCAATAACCGGCAATGTTTTGGATTTGCGCAGTGACGGCACGTTTAAACGGGATTATATTTATGTGAAAGATGTTGTGGATGGATATCTGTCTTTGGCGGAAAATATTGATAAAACACAAGGCGAGGCCTTTAACTTCAGTTCCGGTTTAAATGTTTCCGTGCTGGATCTCATTGAAAAGATTTCTAAAGTTATTGATGTAAAAATAAATTATAAGATTTTAAATAATCAGAAAAATGAGATACCGGGCCAAAGTTTGAATTTTGCCAAAGCGGACAGAATTTTGGGATGGTCGCCACATTCTGATTTTGAGTCGGCAGTAAAAGAAACCTATGCATGGTACCAGCATTTTATCAAAAAATAA
- a CDS encoding sugar phosphate nucleotidyltransferase — protein sequence MKTVILCGGTGTRMKEETEFKPKPLVLVGGKPILWHIMKIYSHYGYNEFILALGYKGEMIKQFFLNWKSALSDFTLDTKTHEINFHNNGCDDFKITFVETGLESLTGERVRRLKQYIDGDDFMVTYGDGVGDVNIKELVDFHKAQNTLGTVTGVHPGTRFGFLNINHDTKKAEDFFQHKVTSNPTEKSKDFINGGFMVFKRDVLDMISENSMIESLFPPLAEKGELSVYLHSGKWKCMDTHKEVEEMNNHWAKDPFWKVWQN from the coding sequence ATGAAAACGGTTATACTTTGCGGAGGGACAGGAACAAGAATGAAAGAGGAAACAGAGTTTAAACCCAAGCCCTTGGTTTTGGTTGGCGGAAAGCCAATCTTGTGGCACATAATGAAAATCTATTCTCATTATGGATATAATGAGTTTATTCTGGCTTTGGGTTATAAAGGAGAAATGATTAAACAGTTTTTTTTGAATTGGAAAAGCGCTCTAAGCGATTTTACCTTGGATACAAAGACCCATGAAATAAATTTTCACAATAACGGTTGTGATGATTTTAAGATTACCTTTGTCGAAACCGGTTTGGAGAGTTTGACCGGAGAAAGAGTGAGACGGTTGAAACAATATATTGATGGAGACGATTTTATGGTGACCTATGGAGACGGGGTGGGGGATGTAAATATTAAAGAGTTGGTTGATTTTCATAAAGCCCAGAACACGCTGGGAACGGTTACGGGCGTGCATCCCGGCACCCGCTTTGGTTTTTTAAATATTAATCATGACACCAAAAAAGCGGAGGATTTTTTTCAGCACAAAGTAACCAGCAACCCAACCGAAAAGTCAAAGGACTTCATCAATGGCGGTTTTATGGTTTTTAAGCGCGACGTTTTGGACATGATATCTGAAAACAGCATGATAGAGTCCCTGTTTCCTCCTTTGGCCGAAAAAGGCGAGCTTTCAGTTTATTTGCATTCCGGCAAATGGAAATGCATGGATACGCACAAAGAGGTTGAAGAAATGAATAATCATTGGGCTAAAGATCCATTTTGGAAGGTCTGGCAGAACTAA